A stretch of DNA from Gottschalkia acidurici 9a:
ACTAATGGATGTATTAGTCAATGTATTCTTTATTTTATGTTTATAACTCCACTTTTAGTTATTTCATAGTCTAACTTTAATACTTTATCTAAAAAGCTTAGTGGAACATAAGTGTTACCATCTTTTAATTCTGATGCTACACCAAGTTTTACTATCATTTTTGCAAAACTATAGTTGTCTTCATTTGGCTTCACAGTTACGAAGTTATTTCCTTTTATTAATTCTGCTACTTTAAGATCATTGTTCCAAGTTACTTTATATTCAAGTACCTCAGCAATATCTCTTAAAGGTATCATAGTGCTTTTACCTGATTTATATATTTTATTTTTAAGTTCTTTTTCTTGACCATTTACAGTTATCTTGTCTAATGTTTTTACTTCTGATTCTAATAATATTATTTTATTTGCATGACTTTGTGCTGGAATGCTCATAGTCATAATTGGTCCATAGAATACAATTAAATCTTTATTATATATATCTTCTTTTTCTAGTTTGTTTCCATTTTTATCTACTATAATAGTTTTATCACTAATATTTGCCTTTAGAAAATTATCTGTACTTATAAGCTGATCATTAAATCTATCTACTTTTACTCCATCTGGTTCTTCTGACTCATTTACTACTACTACTGAAGGATTAGCAATAGGTGGTAAACTTTTTGTCATTGGTGTATTTTTACCATAAAATACATTAATCTTCATGCCTTCTTTTAGTTCATCTTTGTTGATGAAGTCTTTAGTTTTATTACTTAATAGATACACATCTTCACTTATATTAAATCTTATACTTTTAAAGCCTTCGTTATCTTTGTTTTCTAC
This window harbors:
- a CDS encoding copper amine oxidase N-terminal domain-containing protein, giving the protein MKRRLISLSLSTCLLLGSSVFAAGANKIEESNKVTSVTTEAKTENINTDIKELNSESDYITYEGTITEVNKSEKSTSILVENKDNEGFKSIRFNISEDVYLLSNKTKDFINKDELKEGMKINVFYGKNTPMTKSLPPIANPSVVVVNESEEPDGVKVDRFNDQLISTDNFLKANISDKTIIVDKNGNKLEKEDIYNKDLIVFYGPIMTMSIPAQSHANKIILLESEVKTLDKITVNGQEKELKNKIYKSGKSTMIPLRDIAEVLEYKVTWNNDLKVAELIKGNNFVTVKPNEDNYSFAKMIVKLGVASELKDGNTYVPLSFLDKVLKLDYEITKSGVINIK